The Artemia franciscana chromosome 21, ASM3288406v1, whole genome shotgun sequence genome includes the window tatttgtattatgtaaatgagggggttttccccctcgtcaatatatcgctctttgcactaaagcttgaattttatcccagatctttaagaatgacccctgaatcacaaaggccgtaaaataaatagttgaaattactaaaaatacttaaaagcgtaaagagtaaggtattgtggaggagaaaaccttcttttacatgtaatattttatgttcgttttaagttttaaggctactcattacttccatgtgaatttttttttttttacttattttctcattgtttctttttaaataatgctagaaaatcctccatggaaagatcctcccacgtaaccttctCCCCCGACCCACTCCCACCCCAACGCGGAAAAGTCTCCccaaaaacgtctgtacacttcctaataaccattactatgggtaaaaaatggtcaaagtttgtaacttgcagtccctcctccggggactttgggggattaagtcatccccaaagacatagttataaggttttcgactaagctgaacagaatggctatctcaaaattttaatccggttactttggggaaaaagttgcgtgggagggggcctaggtgccctcaaattttttgtcacttaaaaagggcactagagcttttactTTCCgtttgcagcagtagctgcaacctagtaaagagcaacccacagcccatagtaaccaaaagttgaaaagcgcgttttgaaataaaatacctaatgatgaaaaaaatgacCATGTGACATTGATTCGGGAtattaactattatttcggtatatcttaaaactaaaagtttatcgtgaaaacaaatttatagtgatttcgaaaaagagcctgaaacccctcaaaaatggcgtCAAATCGAAATAAAGAttgcaccattggaatcagtatggttaaaaactttgaagtaACTTGAGTTCCCCaccttgaaaaacaataaaatcattttttgcatgggtagtaATGATGTGTCATATAGcgatcaagtgacatatagcgatcacaaattctgtctgtctgtcccggttttgctagtttgggcacttccagataagctaggacgattaaatttggcaggcatatcatgGACCGAACCatattaaatcagaaatagtcgtttctccgattctaccatctgggggaggggagtggggggacagttaattcggaaaaattagaaaatgaggtatttttaacttacgagtgggtaattggatattcataaaattttatatttagaaggataaatCTATAAAGGAATAGTACTGGCCAGGAAAGTACGCGGGAATAAGGGGCGGTGACGGCTTCAACATGCCCATCCACAACGTGTGCATGCCCTATCATTGTTACTCCCTAATGACTTTCTAGGGAAGGTCGAATAAAGAAGATCACGTCCTATTGGATTCATAAACCATTTACGGTTTATGTCTAAATACGTTTCAGATCAGATCTTAAATTTTTGTCGGAAAAGTAGTGACCTGTAGCTTCAATGTTTCCGGGTTAACTATTGACGTTGAAACAATATGTTTGTTTTGTGTATAACCACGGAGTATTTAACGGAGATAGCATAATGAATACTACAGAAAATGCCTGCGTTTTTCAAGTTCTTTAAATTTAAGATGTTGATCGAATAtgtcaggtaattttttttcctgaattcAGGCTTTTAGAAATGCTGGCTGCTTGCCTCCTCCCTAACTAACTCCTCCCTAACCTAACCTCCTAACTCCTCCTTAACTCCCTAAATGATGTTCATGCTATGATGATGTGTACACTTTTCTTCCAAAACGAGGAAGGGACTTTGAGGTTCTCAGGGTCTTGTAGTGGCATCGTGGGTTTAAcctcagcttggtaatacgaAACCCAGGGTTTGAACTCAGCCTCAACATACTGaaatatagaaaattcaaatttatcgcgttttttagttgttgtcatTTCTTTTTAGAATCTCTGGTAGCAAAAGAGCAGTGAATTTGGACTACATTCAGTATATAAGGGACGCAGTCACTAGGCCTCTGATAAAAGAGGGTACAGATGGTGTAGAAAAGTCAGTTGAGGCTATGACATCGTATGATTTGATTCGAGAAGATTTGGGTGATATTTTATCTTTGACAACCTGGCCTGGAAGGAAAGATCCTATGAGCCAAGTGGAAACTAAGGttagaaaattatcagttgTTAGACTTTTAGAAAGAAGAAGGCTATGATTTGGATATACTCTAGGGAGCTTTGGACACAGTGCtcacttgtttttttactgtttgtacTCCCCATCTCTCCTCAATACTTCTCAATTTTACTCTACCTTCCCCTTcctcaataaaaacatatttttgctattattattaaCCTGAACCTGAAGCTTAAACGTTACTTATATGTAGGGCTGGGGTCCTTGGAAGTGCCCCACAGTATACATTTCCAcccttttatttttccctttgtATAGGAGATAGGCCGTTGCTAAAAGCTAGACGAATAGTTCATCTTTAAAGATCAGGAACCCaatctttttctaaaatatttaagacattatcacaatttattttgtttatcaatAATGAGACATTCAAATATTCTGCCACCTTAACCCTAAAAGGTACACATCAAGATATTCTAGCTTTGTATATGACATAAAATCCTCTTCAACGGACCATTTTGCAAAAACTGAAACCTAAGTTTCcattatataatttaatattaatatggCATAACATAATGTTATATGTTACACAATATTGTTTAAGGTTTATGTTCATTGTTGAACTTTCTTATGTTATTTTCTACTCTCCTacgcaaggccgtatccagtgtgtgttgggggggggggatttttgtCCGACTagcaaaaacgtaacaaaaatctatataaaaaaattttgtatattttttatcgtagccctccccccccaaaaaaaaagaagaaaaatcttggatacggccttgatccTATAGTTTTAATGTATCAACGAAAGGCAACACTTTTGCTTTTATTCTATAGTCGAAAGTTGGCTATCCTTCTGGTGAATTGCATTTTCGAAATTtagagtatattttttttttagattgaaaatagGATTAATATTAgctgaaaattgttgaaaaaaagacaatatccCTTTCTTGTCCTTTTGGTGCAAACTATATCTGATTGTCGCAAAAACGTTTTTTCTGAGggaacatatacatatatatatatatatatatatatatatatatatatatatatatatatatatatatatatatatatatatatatatatatatatatatatatatatatatatatatatatatatatatatatatatatatatatatatatatatatatatatatatatatatatatataaaaataagtatatatatatatatatatatatatatatatatatatatatatatatatatatatatatttatatttgagatttttagattttttagtttttttattagtttttagtttttttttctttttagtttttttgtagtttttaacttctttttagttttgttaatttttttttttacttatgtcctggtcgtcatttatactccctgtgtcccggtgctttgttgattgctaatcgaacattccttttgtcctggtcgctttctctttgagtgtcgtcatttatttttttctttttagttcttttagtttttaccttttttagttttttttagttttttagatgaaaattttttttagttttttcctttttttctttttagttttttattggtttttacctttatgttagcttatttttcagttttttccattttttttagtttttttttattttttattttttttagttttttacctttttttagtttttttagtttttttagtttttttagttttttagcttttttactttttttattagtttttagtttttttgtagtttttgcctttttttagttttttcagttttttttttagttttttattggtttttacctttattttagcttatttttcagttttttccttttttttagttttttttagtttttagtttttttagttttttacctttttttagtttttttagtttttttagttttttagcttttttattttttttattagtttttagttattttgtagtttttttttttttagtttttttagttttttagcttttttattagtttttagttttttttgtagtttttgcctttttttagtttttttagttttatagcttttttattttttttattagtttttagttttttttgtagtttttgcctttttttagttttttcagttttgacgtcacctgatccagttttttcaggtgacgtcacctgatccacgatccacagatccacagacaacttatttttatatatatagatagttttttttttttttacttatgtcctggtcgtcatttatactccctgtgtcccggtgctttgttgattgctaatcgaacattccttttgtcctggtcgctttctctttgagtttcgtcatttatttttttcttttttagttcttttagtttttaccttttttagttatctttagtttttagatgaaaattttttttagttttttcctttttttctttttagttttttattggtttttacctttattttagcttatttttcagttttttccttttttttagttttttttttattttttattttttttagttttttacctttttttagtttttttagtttttttagttttttagcttttttactttttttattagtttttatttttttttgtagtttttgcctttttttagttttttcagttttttttttagttttttattggtttttacctttattttagcttatttttcagttttttccttttttttagtttttagtttttttcgttttttaccttttttttagtttttttagtttttttagttttttagcttttttattttttttattaatttttagttttttttgtaggttttgcctttttttagtttttttagttttttagcttttttattagtttttagtttttttttgtagtttttgcctttttttagtttttttagttttttattggtttttacctttatgttagcttatttttcagttttttcctttttttttagtttttttttattttttatttttttttagttttttacctttttttagtttttttagtttttttagtttttttagttttttagcttttttactttttttattagtttttagtttttttgtagtttttgcctttttttagttttttcagttttttttttagttttttattggtttttacctttattttagcttatttttcagttttttccttttttttagttttttttagtttttagtttttttagttttttacctttttttagtttttttagtttttttagttttttagcttttttattttttttcttagtttttagtttttttgtagtttttgttttttttttagtttttttagttttttagcttttttattagtttttagttttttttgtagtttttgcctttttttagtttttttagttttatagcttttttatttttttattagtttttagttttttttgtagtttttgcctttttttagttttttcagttttgacgtcacctgatccagttttttcaggtgacgtcacctgatccacgatccacagatccacagacaacttatttttatatatatagatagtttttttttttttacttatgtcct containing:
- the LOC136040860 gene encoding replication factor C subunit 1-like isoform X2; this encodes MPAFFKFFKFKMLIEYVRISGSKRAVNLDYIQYIRDAVTRPLIKEGTDGVEKSVEAMTSYDLIREDLGDILSLTTWPGRKDPMSQVETKVKSAFTRTFNKEGHLTTYANMKMSKVRGGGGFATEGLDEEGMTAEEEEALLEEDEDEDDLKKGEN